A genome region from Drosophila gunungcola strain Sukarami unplaced genomic scaffold, Dgunungcola_SK_2 000075F, whole genome shotgun sequence includes the following:
- the LOC128264606 gene encoding frequenin-1 isoform X2 produces the protein MGKKSSKLKQDTIDRLTTDTYFTEKEIRQWHKGFLKDCPNGLLTEQGFIKIYKQFFPQGDPSKFASLVFRVFDENNDGSIEFEEFIRALSVTSKGNLDEKLQWAFRLYDVDNDGYITREEMYNIVDAIYQMVVTTAIGGREYAAETSGQDLRSDG, from the exons ATGGGAAAAAAGAGCTCCAAGTTGAAACAGGATACCATTGATCGCTTAACAACGGACACATACT tcacagaaaaagaaatacgTCAATG GCACAAAGGATTCCTGAAAGATTGTCCCAACGGCCTGCTCACAGAGCAA GGCTTCATCAAAATCTACAAACAATTCTTTCCACAAGGCGATCCCAGTAAATTTGCATCGCTAGTCTTTCGCGTCTTCGATGAGAACAAT GATGGCTCCATTGAGTTTGAGGAGTTCATACGCGCCTTATCCGTCACATCGAAGGGCAACCTGGACGAAAAACTGCAGT GGGCCTTCCGTCTATACGATGTGGACAACGATGGCTACATAACGCGCGAGGAGATGTACAACATAGTGGATGCAATCTATCAGATGGTGGTAA CAACCGCAATCGGAGGACGAGAATACGCCGCAGAAACGAGTGGACAAGATCTTCGATCAGATGGATAA
- the LOC128264606 gene encoding frequenin-1 isoform X1, translating into MGKKSSKLKQDTIDRLTTDTYFTEKEIRQWHKGFLKDCPNGLLTEQGFIKIYKQFFPQGDPSKFASLVFRVFDENNDGSIEFEEFIRALSVTSKGNLDEKLQWAFRLYDVDNDGYITREEMYNIVDAIYQMVGQQPQSEDENTPQKRVDKIFDQMDKNHDGKLTLEEFREGSKADPRIVQALSLGGG; encoded by the exons ATGGGAAAAAAGAGCTCCAAGTTGAAACAGGATACCATTGATCGCTTAACAACGGACACATACT tcacagaaaaagaaatacgTCAATG GCACAAAGGATTCCTGAAAGATTGTCCCAACGGCCTGCTCACAGAGCAA GGCTTCATCAAAATCTACAAACAATTCTTTCCACAAGGCGATCCCAGTAAATTTGCATCGCTAGTCTTTCGCGTCTTCGATGAGAACAAT GATGGCTCCATTGAGTTTGAGGAGTTCATACGCGCCTTATCCGTCACATCGAAGGGCAACCTGGACGAAAAACTGCAGT GGGCCTTCCGTCTATACGATGTGGACAACGATGGCTACATAACGCGCGAGGAGATGTACAACATAGTGGATGCAATCTATCAGATGGTG GGACAGCAACCGCAATCGGAGGACGAGAATACGCCGCAGAAACGAGTGGACAAGATCTTCGATCAGATGGATAAAAACCACGATGGCAAATTAACATTAGAAGAATTTCGTGAGGGTAGTAAAGCTGATCCACGTATAGTTCAGGCGTTAAGTTTAGGTGGTGGTTAA
- the LOC128264598 gene encoding uncharacterized protein LOC128264598: MLSDQNCFSELKRDLYESWLIVFIGMFVRWNQWRLLTNDPALPLDSRDVAVSTDDDQRWKDLYFGCGVLMAILQYRPLYVRRCRHRVNLLMLLAETWLLLQLVEYLDSRLWMPFLGIIREMFLAMGRAEWGSWLIPHLPAVCVDWLLSGRAFNSFHLISSFVIFIAAFDSTLKYWNKTVNFLLLGCLPETAALGLFLHEARQQRYISRRMRGLPPDPMPDAMIARRMCKACQRDINYARWAQQSVNKHDPFGNLTT; the protein is encoded by the coding sequence ATGCTAAGTGATCAAAACTGTTTTTCGGAGTTGAAGCGCGATCTCTACGAGAGCTGGCTGATCGTGTTCATTGGGATGTTCGTGCGGTGGAATCAGTGGCGTCTGCTGACCAATGACCCCGCATTGCCGCTCGATTCCAGGGATGTCGCCGTTTCCACGGACGATGATCAACGCTGGAAGGACCTGTACTTCGGCTGTGGCGTTCTGATGGCCATCCTGCAGTACAgaccactgtatgtccggcgATGTCGTCATCGCGTCAACCTGCTAATGCTGCTGGCCGAGACGTggctgctgctccagctggTCGAGTATCTGGATAGCCGGCTGTGGATGCCCTTTCTGGGCATCATCCGCGAAATGTTTTTGGCCATGGGACGGGCCGAATGGGGCTCCTGGCTCATCCCCCACCTTCCGGCAGTTTGCGTCGACTGGCTCCTGAGCGGCAGAGCCTTCAATTCCTTCCACTTGATCTCCTCGTTTGTGATCTTTATCGCCGCCTTCGACTCGACACTCAAATACTGGAACAAGACGGTTAACTTCCTGCTGCTCGGCTGCCTTCCGGAAACTGCAGCCCTGGGTCTATTCCTCCATGAGGCACGGCAGCAGAGGTATATCTCGCGGAGGATGAGAGGTCTGCCACCGGATCCCATGCCCGATGCCATGATAGCCAGGCGCATGTGCAAGGCCTGTCAACGCGATATAAATTATGCGCGGTGGGCTCAGCAATCAGTCAACAAACACGATCCTTTTGGCAACCTAACAACCTGA